From the genome of Vicia villosa cultivar HV-30 ecotype Madison, WI linkage group LG2, Vvil1.0, whole genome shotgun sequence, one region includes:
- the LOC131646975 gene encoding uncharacterized protein LOC131646975, producing the protein MADLTKNFSSSSKPNKRRVRGPTLMTQIDKVHQTGTSDDNGSPSPPSRHELWKRARQKKGGEYTSKSTQVVAEKIDSLVEEAEKGVFVLDGRNDILTAAIGTSEHGGRVRGVGKHHKQSTYFGRSSSRQGQYIDVNEQFAKFSSELEERLRADFDQKLVENRKMMQQYFMETLKSISLSQSTDNNKCIEKMEVVDSSGKGSCSAAKESTKYVEVDDVQRLLLMVLKMADTHLEIELSHCQSITNFYMSAKFIRELLVGFNWLDVSILQVWCTYIHRVCIDSSTSEIYGIMDPAMCIYVDNAKKSQAEVKNYITKKLREENRVCHLLPLIHGRHWQLIVICPKDNIVVVFCSLHREIDAITKKIVTAAFGVHQMANGNRKNATWLHPNTRQQHNSNDCGYYVMKNMFDIVSANIIESWMQVFDDSTEITQDDLYDLRLRWAKCFFELYKV; encoded by the exons ATGGCTGATTTAACCAAGAACTTTTCTTCATCTAGTAAACCTAATAAAAGAAGAGTTAGAGGTCCAACTTTGATGACACAAATTGACAAAGTTCATCAAACGGGAACATCTGATGATAATGGTAGTCCATCTCCACCATCACGCCATGAATTATGGAAGAGAGCACGACAAAAGAAAGGGGGAGAATACACATCAAAGTCTACACAAGTTGTTGCTGAGAAAATT GATTCTCTAgttgaagaagctgaaaaaggTGTCTTTGTTTTGGATGGACGTAACGATATCTTAACAGCAGCCATTGGAACATCTGAGCATGGCGGTCGTGTTCGTGGTGTTGGAAAACACCATAAACAAAGCACTTACTTTGGAAGGTCGTCTTCACGCCAAGGACAATATATAGATGTAAATGAACAATTTGCGAAATTTTCATCTGAATTGGAAGAAAGACTTAGAGCTGATTTTGATCAAAAGTTGGTTGAAAATCGTAAGATGATGCAACAATATTTTATGGAGACACTTAAGTCTATCAGTTTATCGCAAAGCACAGATAATAATAAATGCATTGAAAAAATGGAAGTTGTCGATTCAAGCGGAAAAGGAAGTTGTTCAGCTGCAAAAGAAAGCACAAAATACGTGGAAGTTGACGATGTTCAGAGATTGTTACTCATGGTTCTGAAAATGGCTGACACACACTTGGAAATAGAATTAAGTCATTGTCAATCTATCACTAATTTTTATATGTCAGCTAAGTTTATCAGAGAGTTGTTGGTGGGTTTTAATTGGCTTGATGTGTCTATTCTGCAAGTTTGGTGCAC gtaTATTCATCGTGTATGTATTGATAGTTCCACATCAGAAATATACGGTATTATGGATCCTGCTATGTGTATATATGTTGATAATGCAAAAAAATCTCAAGCAGAAGTTAAAAATTACATTACAAAGAAGTTACGAGAGGAAAACAGAGTGTGTCACTTACTACCACTTATTCATGg ACGTCATTGGCAATTAATAGTCATTTGTCCAAAAGACAATATTGTGGTCGTCTTTTGTTCACTTCATCGAGAAATTGATGCAATCACGAAGAAAATTGTTACAGC TGCCTTTGGGGTTCATCAAATGGCAAATGGCAATAGAAAAAATGCTACATGGCTTCATCCCAAC ACAAGGCAACAACATAACTCTAATGATTGTGGGtactatgtgatgaaaaatatgtttGATATTGTCTCTGCCAATATAATCGAGTCTTGGATGCAG GTATTTGATGATTCAACAGAAATAACACAAGATGATTTGTATGATTTGCGACTCCGATGggcaaaatgtttctttgagttatataaagTTTAA